Within the Flavobacteriales bacterium genome, the region AAGGGAGGTTTTCAGCTTTTCGGCCAGTTCCATTTTCTCGGCATCCACCGAACTTCTTGTCAGGCACATCACGGTGTAGGTGCCGTCTTTCACGAGGATGCGCGCCACGTTGTTGGATGTTTGTACGAGGCCCTGGATCTCCTGGCTCATCTTGTACACACCGTTGGTGCTGTCGGCGATGCTTTTCAGGAATTTTTGCTGGAAGTCGGCCGGCAGGATGTTTTGGGGTGCATCGGTTTTTTCGAGGGAAACGGCCAGGTTGGGGTCCGTATCCTTGTATTCGCTTTTGAAAGCGTTGCCGGTTTCTTTTGCGAAGGCTTCAAAGTTGGAGGCGGCATCTGCACTCACGACAACGGTGGCCACCGACTCACGGGGGATGGCATTGCGCAAACCACCGCCGTCGATGGTGGAAATGTGCACACCGAACTTCGTGGCGGCATCGGTCAGGATGCGATTCATAAGTATGTTGGCGTTGCCGCGGTTGCGGTGGATGTCCATGCCGGAATGTCCGCCGGTGAGGCCGTTCACGGTGATCTTGTACGCCTGGGTTCCGGCCGGGGTGGGGGCAGAGGTGTAGATGCCGTTGGCGGTTACGTCGATGCCGCCTGCACAGCCGATGGTGAGCTCGTCGTCATCTTCGGTATCCAGGTTCAGGAGGATCTTGCCGTTGAGCAGTCCGCCTTTCAGATTCAGTGCGCCGGTCATACCGGTTTCCTCATCGATGGTGAAGAGGGCTTCAATGGGAGGGTGGGGGATGGTATCGGAAGCAAGTACGGTCATGATGGAGGCCACGCCGATGCCGTTGTCGGCGCCGAGTGTGGTGCCTTTGGCTTTTACCCAGTCGTTATCCACAAACATCTCGATGCCCTGTGTGTTGAAATCAAAGTTGGTGGAGGCGTTTTTCTGGTGCACCATGTCGAGGTGACTTTGCAGCACCACCGTTTGCTTGTTCTCCATGCCCTTGCTGGCGGGCTTGCGGATGATCACATTGCCGATCTCATCCTGCAGGGTTTCCAGTCCGAGCGACTTTCCGAATTCCATCATAAAGGCACTGATGCGTTCTTCTTTTTTGGAGGGGCGTGGTACCGCGTTGAGGTCGGCAAAATGATTCCACATTTCTTTGGGGGCGAGTTCCCTTACTTCTTGTGACATAACTCAGAATGCTAAAAAGGTGAAACGATCTGCAAGTTTACAGATATCATCGGGGGGATTCAAATAAATCTTTGTCGGGAGAGCAAATGAATCATCCGACTTGCAAGGGTTCATGCGGGTTGATTTGTTCCGGAAGCAAGTTTGTTAGTGTGAAAACCCAACGTCTCTGACCGGGGTTATGCCGGTATTTTATTGCCACAAAGACACAAATGCGCCAAGATGCACTTCGTACATTCATTAGTCATCCGGCAGCAGACCTTTGTGCCTTGGTGGCATTTTTCGGGGAAAGCAGATGCCTTATGCCTGTGTATTTTCCTGTGGTGTTTTCATGAAAAACACGGAAGCCAGCAGGAATGCCACACCGAGTCCTTTGATGAAATCTGTCAGGTCGATGGAAAAGTCGGGGATGTGTCGGGCGAACAAGCCGAATCCCATGCATAAGCCTCCAATGATAAACAGTCGCAGTGATTTCTTACTCATCTGTTTTTTTGCCATGTTCTTTGTGTGTTGATGACAGGAGGGGACATGTCTTCTTCAGACCGAAGGTATGAAAATGCGACAAGGATGTCAATCCAGCTTTTTGTGGGTGCCGTCGCAGAAGGGAGCTTTTCCGGAGTGTTTGCATCCGCACCAGGCTACTGTTTTTTTCTCGGAGATCTTTTCTACGATGGGTTTGAACTCGGTGGTTTTGTGTGAACCGTCGCAGAAGGGTTGGTTGGTACTATGACCGCATGCGCACCATGCGTAGGTGCCGGGTTCCACTTCAATGACGTAGGGTGATTTCTGTGCGACTTTGGGTGTGCTCATAACAGGTGGTTTTTGATCTGTATGATTAACAATTGAGGGATGAAATGGTTCCGGACTTCCCAGAGAATATGGAGCCATCTTGATGAACGAAAGTAAGCGGAAAGTAATCGGAATGCAACACGCGATTCCGCCTACGTTGTTATTTTTTCACGAACACCGAAGTCACCCATTCGTCTTCAATCAACGCGCGGAGTACATAGGTTCCGGGCTGAAGGGAAACCACAGGAAAGGATGTTTCATTGGACAGCAGCCAGACACGCCCCCGCAGGTCCATCACCTCTACGCGTTGCACTGTCCCTGCTGCGCGTACGGTGATGAAGTTCTGCGAAGGGTTGGGGTAAGCGACCAGTTGCAGATTGTTTCGTTGGTCATGCATTGGGCGGATACCGGTAAACAGATCGGTGATGACACGAATGTGTCCGGTGTTGTATTCCGACACGTACAATGAATCACCCGATGCACTCGCGATGATGCCGTTGGGACCGTTGAATGTTGCTATGCCCACATGACCGTCGGTGTTGCCTGCGGTGCTGCCTGCGAAGAGGGTTACGCTGTCGGTTTGGTATGGATAGATTTGGTAGATCTTGTGCGTACTGAAAGCGGTGGCCCACAGAAAGCCATGGGCGTAAGTAATAAAGCCCAGCCAGCCTGAGCCGGGAATGGTGGCGACATGCTCAAGTGACCCGTCTGAAACGCGGAAGATCTCCCGGTTGTTGAAGTTGGCCACGAACAGGGTGCCGGCATCGTCGTATGCCAGTCCGACCGGACCGTTCAGCGGTGTGCTGCTGAACATGGGGATGATGGTTCCGTCGGGGGCCAGCTTGTTCAGCTTGTAGCTTTGGTACTGGGTGAAGATCATGGTATCGCTGTCGAATGATTTGATGATGCCGGAAGGGTTCGGTACCGCGATCGTATCCAGAAATTTGCCGTCGTGCGACAACTTATATATATGGTTGCCCGACATGTCGGCTACATACAGATGTTGCTGGGAATCGAATGCGAGTCCGTTCGGTGTATTGAAACCCGTGGCGAATATGGTTGCATTTCCATCTGGCGTGATCTTATACACATTGGTGCCTGCATAGTTGGAACCGTACAGGTTGCCTTCGGCATCGAGTACCATGGCATCATCCACCTTCACAGAGGTGTTGTTGAGGAAGGTGGAAACGGTTTGTGCGGATGCTGTGGTGAACAGCGTGAGTGATAGGAGGCAGGCTGGTAAGGATGTGTGGATGTTCATGTCGGTCAGGTGAATGGTTACTGCAATAACGCAGCTCATAGGGCATTTGACAATCACCTTTTCCTGACCGGTTCGGATGGTTTTTCAAGTGGTTGTGTGAGGGGGGTGAATGGCAGAAGATATACAACTTGTATTGAGTCCCTCAATTTTTCGGGGGCACACCCGAGGCGCACCAATCCCCGCCCCAACTCAAGTTACGCAGAATTCCAGGGTGGAAGAAGACGGATTATCGTTCCTTCTTGCATGGGTATGATCGAGCACGTATTTGGTCGGGAAGTGGCAATTGAAACATGTGAGTGGTAGCTTTGGAGGCATGAGCGTTATGTTAGGGATGTTCCGGTATGCCTTCGGTGTTGTGTTCTGCCTGGTCGTGGTACAAGCCTTTGCCCAAGGCGACAAACAGGTGCATGAGCCGCGCGGACTGGCAGTGGGAGATTCCGTGCCCATGTTCACGGCTACCGATATACATGGCCAAACGTATGAACTGGAGGAGGCCCTTCGTTCCGGACCGGTGGTGCTGGTCTTTTACCGGGGGCAGTGGTGTCCTGTGTGCAACCGCCACCTGAGTCAATTGCAGGACAGCCTTTCAATGATCTACGACCGGGGTGCAACCGTGATTGCGGTTTCTCCGGAAAAACAGGAATACATGGAGGAAACCGCGGAAAAGACCGGCGCATCTTTCATATTGCTGTATGATGAAGGGTACAGGATATCGGATGCGTTTGACGTGACCTTTACGCCCGGCGCAACCGAACGGTTGAAATACAACGCCATCGGGGCGCACTTGAAAACAGCCTACACGGATGACAGTGAGCGGCTGCCCATACCTGCTACCTTTATTATAGGTACGGATGGACGCATCCGCTGGCGGCAATTCGACCCCAATCACAGGAATCGAGCCACCGTTGCCGATATCCTGAAAAATCTATGACGGGCGAGGATACATCATCGGATGTCAATCGCCAATACCATTGCAATCAGTTGTGCTAGCGATTTGACCAGGTTCAGTTCGTCAGCTGCGATGGCGATGCGCCACGAACCATCCTTGACTCGGATCAGCACGGCTGGAAATTCCGTTGACGGGGGAATGCCTGTACCTTCAATCTGATCCCTGTGAAGAAACGTGACCTTGAGCGGAAGCGAAGCAACATAGTCGCGCCATTCACGCTTCATGCCCGCATGACCGTGTGTGAGTATACACAGGCGGCAGGGGTAAGTACTAGGTGAAAGCAGTTTGTGTGCGGCATCACTTACCCGGTCAAAGACCCCGCTTCCAGCCTGGTAAACAAAAATCATTTCGGTAGGTTCAGTATGCATGTGCAATGTTTAACAAGAATATGGCGCCAGGTTTACGTTCACTTCAGAACAAGCATTTATCACCCCATATTCCGGATGTAAGGTAATCTCAGGACGTATACTACACAGGGCATTCCCGGATCCTGGTTCGGTTCGGGGCAAAAATAATCGTTTAAATACCCCACATATTTTACCAAATAAAATTTTGATATAGGCGAAAAATTTATTAAGATTGTGTTTAGGGTGTTAGATATAGGTGTTTGGTTGCTGCGTATACTTCACCCGGTTGGCCACTTTAATTACATTAACCTTTTTAGAATCACATAAACCGGCTGTAGAGACCGTGTGGCTCCGTGTCTGATGCAGTTAACACATGACGCTATGAAAAAGTTTTACAGAAGAGTATGCATGACAGGTTTACTGGTAGGAGCCTGTACTGTGATGCCTGTGATGGCGCAGAATGCTGCGCCGTTCAAGGTAGGAAACTTTGAGCAG harbors:
- a CDS encoding aminoacyl-histidine dipeptidase, translating into MSQEVRELAPKEMWNHFADLNAVPRPSKKEERISAFMMEFGKSLGLETLQDEIGNVIIRKPASKGMENKQTVVLQSHLDMVHQKNASTNFDFNTQGIEMFVDNDWVKAKGTTLGADNGIGVASIMTVLASDTIPHPPIEALFTIDEETGMTGALNLKGGLLNGKILLNLDTEDDDELTIGCAGGIDVTANGIYTSAPTPAGTQAYKITVNGLTGGHSGMDIHRNRGNANILMNRILTDAATKFGVHISTIDGGGLRNAIPRESVATVVVSADAASNFEAFAKETGNAFKSEYKDTDPNLAVSLEKTDAPQNILPADFQQKFLKSIADSTNGVYKMSQEIQGLVQTSNNVARILVKDGTYTVMCLTRSSVDAEKMELAEKLKTSLESAGGKVDFAGAYPGWTPKPGVAIVKIMDNLYRELYKSEPKVSACHAGLECGILGANYPDMEMISFGPNIRGAHSPDEKVQISSVHKYWQLFLETLKHIPEN
- a CDS encoding CDGSH iron-sulfur domain-containing protein, which encodes MSTPKVAQKSPYVIEVEPGTYAWCACGHSTNQPFCDGSHKTTEFKPIVEKISEKKTVAWCGCKHSGKAPFCDGTHKKLD
- a CDS encoding T9SS type A sorting domain-containing protein, which codes for MSCVIAVTIHLTDMNIHTSLPACLLSLTLFTTASAQTVSTFLNNTSVKVDDAMVLDAEGNLYGSNYAGTNVYKITPDGNATIFATGFNTPNGLAFDSQQHLYVADMSGNHIYKLSHDGKFLDTIAVPNPSGIIKSFDSDTMIFTQYQSYKLNKLAPDGTIIPMFSSTPLNGPVGLAYDDAGTLFVANFNNREIFRVSDGSLEHVATIPGSGWLGFITYAHGFLWATAFSTHKIYQIYPYQTDSVTLFAGSTAGNTDGHVGIATFNGPNGIIASASGDSLYVSEYNTGHIRVITDLFTGIRPMHDQRNNLQLVAYPNPSQNFITVRAAGTVQRVEVMDLRGRVWLLSNETSFPVVSLQPGTYVLRALIEDEWVTSVFVKK
- a CDS encoding AhpC/TSA family protein, with amino-acid sequence MSVMLGMFRYAFGVVFCLVVVQAFAQGDKQVHEPRGLAVGDSVPMFTATDIHGQTYELEEALRSGPVVLVFYRGQWCPVCNRHLSQLQDSLSMIYDRGATVIAVSPEKQEYMEETAEKTGASFILLYDEGYRISDAFDVTFTPGATERLKYNAIGAHLKTAYTDDSERLPIPATFIIGTDGRIRWRQFDPNHRNRATVADILKNL